A DNA window from Bacillota bacterium contains the following coding sequences:
- the lepA gene encoding translation elongation factor 4 produces the protein MDQARIRNFCIIAHVDHGKSTLADRLLERTGAINPRQMVDQVLDQMDLERERGITIKLTAVTMEYTASDGQGYLLNLIDTPGHVDFSYEVSRALAACEGALLVVDASQGVEAQTLANFLMALDHNLEIVPVINKIDLPNARPDEVGQEIEEALGLDAGDALKISAKTGLGVDQVLEAVVKRIPPPRGDVEAPLRALIFDSHFDAYRGVVAYIRVFDGKVRLGDRIRLMSTGAEYEVDSVAMFRPDLHPVEELAAGEVGAITAGIKNIRDARVGDTLTRADRPAAEPLPGYRPPLSMVFSGLYPVDGEDYPRLRDSLEKLRLNDAALTYEPETSAALGFGFRCGFLGLLHMDVVQERLEREFGLNLVTTAPSVSYRVRLQGGREVTVENPAHWPDPGTIEEVLEPYVRATIVTPGDYVGPVMELCQERRGQFVDMEYPASSRAVITYDLPLAEILLDFYDRLKSGTRGYASLDYRYIGHRPGELVKLDILLAGRPVDALSCIIHRDKAYQRGRQLVEKLKQLIPRQLFEVPIQAAMGSR, from the coding sequence GTGGACCAGGCACGGATCCGAAACTTTTGCATCATCGCTCACGTGGATCACGGCAAATCCACCCTGGCGGACCGCCTGCTGGAGCGTACCGGCGCCATCAACCCCCGGCAGATGGTCGACCAGGTGCTGGATCAGATGGACCTGGAGCGCGAGCGGGGCATCACCATTAAGCTGACCGCCGTCACCATGGAGTACACCGCCTCGGACGGCCAGGGCTACCTGTTGAACCTCATCGACACGCCCGGGCACGTGGACTTCTCCTACGAGGTCTCCCGCGCTCTTGCCGCCTGCGAAGGGGCGCTTCTGGTGGTGGACGCAAGCCAGGGCGTGGAGGCTCAGACCCTGGCCAACTTCCTGATGGCGCTGGATCACAACCTGGAGATCGTGCCGGTCATCAACAAGATCGACCTGCCCAATGCCCGCCCGGACGAGGTGGGCCAGGAGATCGAGGAGGCGCTCGGACTCGACGCCGGGGATGCTCTGAAGATCTCGGCCAAGACCGGCCTCGGGGTCGATCAGGTACTGGAGGCCGTCGTAAAGCGCATTCCGCCGCCCCGAGGCGACGTGGAGGCGCCTCTTCGCGCCCTCATCTTCGACTCCCACTTCGACGCGTACCGCGGCGTGGTGGCCTACATTCGGGTCTTCGACGGCAAAGTCCGCCTGGGCGACCGCATCCGCCTGATGAGCACCGGCGCTGAGTACGAGGTTGACTCGGTGGCCATGTTCCGTCCCGATCTTCACCCGGTCGAGGAGCTTGCGGCCGGCGAGGTTGGCGCCATCACGGCGGGTATCAAGAACATCCGGGACGCCCGGGTGGGTGACACGCTCACCCGGGCCGATCGCCCCGCCGCCGAACCCCTACCGGGCTACCGGCCCCCGCTTTCCATGGTCTTTTCGGGGCTGTACCCCGTGGACGGCGAGGATTACCCGCGCCTGCGGGACTCGCTGGAGAAGCTCCGGCTCAACGACGCGGCGCTCACCTACGAGCCGGAGACCTCGGCGGCGCTGGGGTTCGGCTTCCGGTGCGGGTTCCTTGGCCTTTTACACATGGATGTCGTGCAGGAGAGGCTGGAGCGGGAGTTTGGCCTCAATCTGGTCACCACCGCGCCCAGCGTCTCGTACCGGGTGCGGCTCCAGGGCGGTCGGGAAGTGACCGTCGAGAACCCGGCCCACTGGCCCGACCCCGGAACCATCGAGGAGGTTCTGGAGCCGTACGTGCGCGCCACCATCGTCACTCCCGGCGACTACGTGGGGCCCGTCATGGAGCTCTGCCAGGAGCGGCGCGGGCAGTTCGTCGACATGGAGTACCCGGCAAGCTCCAGGGCGGTCATCACCTACGACCTGCCGCTGGCGGAGATCCTGCTGGACTTCTACGACCGGTTGAAGTCGGGCACCCGCGGGTACGCCTCCCTCGACTACCGGTACATCGGCCACCGCCCGGGCGAACTCGTCAAGCTGGACATTCTGCTGGCCGGGCGGCCGG